From Candidatus Manganitrophus morganii, the proteins below share one genomic window:
- a CDS encoding ATP-binding protein produces MSNPLISFLTGLGSRRVVETVLPRRTLEEVVLPPQTRRTLEQALAQVRNHALIFGRWGLGERHTAGRGLVFSFAGPPGTGKTICAEGIAHALGLKLLIVNYAEAESMWVGQTPKNIVATFQAAAEQNAVLFFDEADAIATRRSAGAPTPHSREMNLTVNVLLRELESFNGIVIFATNLAANFDPAFERRIRTHVLFEMPGVEERARIWDFQIHPKKTPLAPDVDFRRLAERYELSGGDIKNAVIKAASAAAAEPGADLGKQIHQRHFESAAEAVRSARSIMQQSLFTEEGGAASDPLSVWQKIEAQRQTTLLVALGLSGAALAAALVAVALVLLH; encoded by the coding sequence ATGAGTAATCCGCTGATTTCGTTTTTAACCGGTCTCGGGTCGCGGCGTGTCGTCGAGACCGTTCTTCCGAGGCGCACGTTGGAAGAAGTCGTCCTTCCGCCTCAAACCCGGCGCACGCTGGAGCAGGCGCTGGCCCAAGTTCGGAATCACGCCCTGATTTTCGGCCGCTGGGGTCTCGGGGAGCGCCATACGGCGGGACGCGGCTTGGTCTTCAGCTTTGCGGGGCCGCCCGGGACGGGGAAGACGATCTGCGCCGAGGGGATCGCGCATGCGCTCGGCCTGAAGCTTCTGATCGTCAACTATGCCGAGGCGGAGTCGATGTGGGTGGGCCAGACGCCGAAAAATATCGTCGCGACCTTTCAGGCGGCGGCGGAGCAGAATGCCGTCCTCTTTTTCGACGAGGCCGATGCCATCGCGACCCGCCGCTCCGCCGGCGCCCCGACGCCCCATTCCCGCGAGATGAATTTGACGGTAAACGTGCTCCTTCGCGAGCTGGAGTCGTTCAACGGCATCGTGATCTTCGCGACCAACCTTGCGGCCAATTTCGATCCCGCTTTCGAACGTCGCATCCGGACCCATGTGCTGTTTGAAATGCCGGGGGTGGAGGAGCGCGCGCGGATCTGGGATTTTCAGATTCATCCGAAGAAGACCCCGCTGGCGCCCGACGTCGATTTCCGCCGCCTCGCAGAACGTTATGAACTGAGCGGCGGCGATATCAAAAATGCCGTTATTAAGGCCGCCTCCGCCGCGGCGGCCGAGCCGGGCGCGGACCTCGGCAAACAGATCCATCAGCGCCATTTCGAATCGGCCGCGGAAGCGGTCCGCTCGGCCAGGTCCATCATGCAGCAGTCGCTTTTTACCGAGGAGGGAGGTGCCGCCTCCGATCCATTGAGTGTGTGGCAAAAGATCGAGGCGCAACGGCAGACGACCCTCCTTGTGGCGCTCGGGCTCTCCGGCGCGGCATTGGCGGCCGCGCTGGTCGCCGTCGCGCTGGTGCTCCTACATTAA
- a CDS encoding SGNH/GDSL hydrolase family protein, with the protein MKRFLNFCKNIALVTFPTMVGLLVLLELLARTALPVSDVPDTFFHPTLGNHFVPNQRGVITRGPGGVERSEYRINTSGWNSPYDYTTDKQDDVFRIAVIGDSYVEAFQVDYQRSFPYLAEAKLNAKADKPVFQTYSFGHSGANMAHYLHVFKEAIRYKPDMVIFNLVHNDLDEALYGYGRKDNWTLTKSGDQFVEVPPHPASNLNLKRAARNSALIRFMALNLELPAKVNLLKQLLYGDVRQYEANVDTNSALLSNDRLLNELLDHLLHEIQKLSVLHQIKVLVLIDGNRQAIYDNLDSKSTKTYQINRALLETCRTLSLQAVDLTDRFSEIWEKDHKKFNSETDYHWNQYGHEVVSDVVLEEILRQHPL; encoded by the coding sequence ATGAAACGGTTTCTAAACTTTTGCAAAAACATCGCGCTTGTCACCTTTCCGACAATGGTCGGTTTACTCGTCTTGCTGGAATTGCTCGCACGAACGGCCCTGCCGGTGAGCGACGTTCCCGATACTTTTTTTCACCCGACCCTTGGGAATCATTTTGTACCTAATCAAAGAGGGGTCATTACCAGAGGACCCGGCGGGGTTGAAAGGTCGGAGTATCGGATCAACACCAGCGGGTGGAATTCTCCCTATGACTATACAACAGATAAACAAGACGACGTTTTTAGAATCGCCGTCATCGGGGATTCTTATGTCGAGGCGTTTCAAGTCGATTACCAACGGTCATTCCCATACCTGGCCGAAGCCAAATTAAATGCAAAAGCCGATAAACCCGTTTTCCAGACCTACAGCTTCGGACATTCCGGCGCAAATATGGCCCACTACCTTCATGTTTTCAAAGAAGCCATTCGATATAAACCGGACATGGTGATTTTTAATCTCGTTCACAACGATCTCGATGAAGCATTATACGGCTATGGCAGAAAAGATAATTGGACCCTTACGAAAAGCGGAGATCAATTCGTTGAGGTGCCGCCCCATCCTGCATCCAATCTGAACCTGAAAAGAGCGGCAAGAAACTCCGCTTTGATTCGATTTATGGCGCTCAATCTGGAATTGCCGGCGAAAGTAAATTTGCTCAAACAACTCTTATACGGCGATGTAAGACAGTATGAAGCGAATGTCGATACAAACTCCGCCCTCCTATCGAACGATCGGTTGCTGAATGAACTGCTCGACCACCTCCTTCACGAAATTCAAAAACTTTCCGTGCTGCATCAGATAAAGGTTCTCGTCCTGATCGACGGCAACAGGCAGGCGATCTATGACAATCTCGATTCTAAGAGCACGAAAACATACCAAATAAATAGAGCGCTTTTAGAAACATGCAGGACGCTCTCCCTCCAAGCGGTAGACCTCACCGACCGATTCAGCGAGATTTGGGAAAAAGATCATAAAAAATTCAACTCCGAAACCGATTACCACTGGAATCAATACGGACACGAAGTCGTCAGCGATGTCGTCCTTGAGGAAATTCTAAGGCAACATCCGCTTTGA
- a CDS encoding ATP-dependent helicase has product MKKYILREPPKQAALDSFRAAYQSSLNEQQFQVATAPDGPALVIAGAGSGKTRTLIYRLAWLVHCGVKPESILLLTFTRRAAQEMLKRAAELLDERCRRVSGGTFHSVAAAILRRYGKALGLSSSFTILDRSDAEDVIQLLRGEMGLLPQRAGSLGTPKNAEKGKRFPKKGTLSDLFSKVQNKLMTLDEVVEGEYRHFTDQIELIRSLFIRYQKYKTDRHLVDYDDLLVDLYALLSEHAPIREALAEQYKHLLADEYQDTNKIQGEIVRLLGRDGRVMAVGDDAQSIYSFRGADFQNILRFPQYFPGTQVYKLEENYRSTQAVLDLANTVIAESKQQYPKRLFTRKQGGMKPALVRAQEESEQSRFVAQKILELREEGIPLSEIAVLFRSSFHSFDLEIELVRRGLPFEKRGGFKLVETAHVKDLMSHLRILVNPSDAVSWNRLLLLIPGVGPRTSQKMIAKVQQEGRESLRGFARGAQAEPIGRLLEALLQAESSDSMTGRIERVMEYYLPLMKNKYDDHPKRTKDLEHLLLISERYRNLSRFLSDLALEPDASIVGVAPADGDQEKLVLSTIHSAKGLEWRVVFILWALDGYFPSIYSFTHEAELEEERRLMYVAITRAKEQLYLTYPIRVFHRASHAVLTKPSRFIESVSEEILEPWVLSEEG; this is encoded by the coding sequence ATGAAGAAGTATATCTTGAGGGAGCCACCGAAGCAGGCCGCGCTCGATTCCTTTCGGGCGGCCTACCAATCTTCCCTCAATGAACAGCAATTTCAAGTCGCCACCGCCCCCGACGGTCCCGCCTTGGTGATCGCCGGAGCGGGGAGCGGCAAGACCCGGACCTTGATTTACCGACTCGCCTGGCTGGTCCACTGCGGCGTCAAACCGGAATCGATCCTCCTGCTCACCTTCACCCGCCGCGCCGCGCAGGAGATGCTCAAACGAGCGGCGGAATTGCTGGATGAGCGATGCCGGCGGGTTTCCGGCGGCACCTTCCATTCGGTCGCCGCCGCCATCCTCCGCCGGTACGGCAAAGCGCTCGGCCTCTCCTCCTCGTTCACGATTCTCGATCGCTCCGACGCCGAGGATGTGATTCAGCTCCTCCGCGGCGAAATGGGGCTTTTACCCCAAAGAGCAGGCTCTTTGGGGACCCCAAAAAACGCAGAGAAGGGGAAGCGCTTTCCGAAAAAGGGAACCCTTTCCGATCTCTTCAGCAAGGTTCAAAACAAGCTGATGACCCTTGACGAAGTCGTTGAGGGGGAGTACCGGCACTTTACCGATCAGATCGAGCTGATCCGCTCCCTTTTTATACGTTACCAAAAATACAAGACCGACCGCCACCTGGTCGATTACGACGATCTTCTCGTCGATCTTTATGCGCTTCTTTCGGAGCACGCGCCGATCCGAGAAGCGCTGGCCGAGCAGTATAAACATCTCTTGGCCGATGAATATCAAGACACCAACAAGATCCAGGGGGAGATCGTCCGTCTTCTCGGCCGGGACGGGCGGGTGATGGCGGTGGGGGATGACGCCCAGAGCATCTACTCCTTTCGCGGGGCCGATTTCCAAAACATTCTGCGGTTCCCGCAGTATTTTCCCGGAACGCAGGTTTACAAGCTCGAAGAGAACTACCGCTCGACCCAGGCGGTCCTCGATCTGGCCAATACCGTGATCGCCGAATCAAAACAGCAATATCCCAAGCGCCTCTTTACCCGGAAGCAAGGAGGGATGAAGCCGGCGCTGGTGCGGGCCCAGGAAGAGTCGGAGCAGTCGCGGTTCGTCGCCCAGAAGATCTTGGAGCTGCGGGAGGAGGGGATTCCGCTGTCGGAGATCGCCGTCCTCTTCCGATCGAGTTTTCATTCGTTCGATTTGGAGATCGAGCTCGTCCGGCGCGGCCTCCCCTTCGAGAAGCGGGGGGGCTTCAAGCTGGTGGAGACGGCGCATGTGAAGGATCTGATGAGCCACCTTCGCATTCTGGTCAATCCCTCCGACGCCGTGAGCTGGAACCGGCTTCTTCTTTTGATTCCAGGGGTCGGGCCGCGGACCAGTCAGAAGATGATCGCAAAGGTGCAGCAGGAGGGGAGAGAGTCGCTGCGGGGGTTCGCGCGGGGCGCGCAGGCCGAGCCGATCGGGCGTCTGTTGGAGGCGCTCTTGCAGGCGGAGTCGTCCGATTCGATGACCGGCCGGATCGAGCGGGTGATGGAATATTATCTCCCGCTGATGAAAAACAAATATGACGACCACCCCAAGCGGACGAAAGATCTGGAGCACCTGCTGCTCATTTCAGAGCGGTATCGGAATCTTTCCCGGTTTCTCTCGGACCTGGCCCTGGAGCCGGACGCGTCGATCGTCGGCGTGGCGCCGGCCGACGGCGATCAAGAAAAGCTGGTCCTCTCCACGATCCACTCGGCCAAGGGGCTCGAATGGCGGGTGGTCTTCATCCTCTGGGCGCTCGACGGTTATTTTCCGTCGATCTACTCCTTCACCCATGAGGCGGAGCTGGAGGAGGAGCGCCGGCTGATGTATGTCGCCATCACCCGCGCCAAGGAGCAGCTCTATCTTACTTATCCGATCCGGGTCTTTCATCGCGCCAGCCATGCCGTTCTCACGAAACCTTCCCGATTCATCGAGTCGGTTTCGGAGGAGATTCTGGAGCCGTGGGTGTTGTCGGAGGAGGGGTAA